A DNA window from Paenibacillus andongensis contains the following coding sequences:
- a CDS encoding organic hydroperoxide resistance protein, whose amino-acid sequence MEKLYTATATAEGGREGKVTSSDGVIDLELRVPKELGGPGGHATNPEQLFAAGYAACFDSALKLIIRTKKVQVESTKVTANISIGKDGSGGYELAAKLDVSVNGVEADVAKELVEAAHQYCPYSKAIKGNIGVEVNVV is encoded by the coding sequence ATGGAAAAATTGTATACAGCCACGGCAACAGCTGAGGGTGGAAGAGAGGGGAAAGTCACTTCCAGCGATGGGGTCATTGACCTAGAATTGAGAGTACCCAAGGAATTAGGTGGGCCTGGCGGACATGCAACGAATCCGGAGCAGCTATTCGCCGCTGGTTATGCCGCGTGCTTCGATAGCGCATTGAAGCTAATCATTAGGACGAAGAAAGTCCAAGTAGAGAGCACGAAAGTAACCGCGAATATTTCCATAGGCAAAGATGGGAGTGGCGGCTATGAATTGGCAGCCAAATTGGATGTTTCCGTCAATGGCGTCGAAGCCGATGTTGCCAAGGAATTGGTTGAAGCAGCTCATCAATATTGCCCCTATTCCAAAGCAATCAAGGGGAATATCGGAGTTGAGGTTAATGTCGTATAA
- a CDS encoding serine hydrolase domain-containing protein, protein MSPIRSLPRSQPERQGIASSSIMSFLKEVQDRSLELHSFMLLRHGHVVSEGWWAPYLPERPHMLFSLTKSFTSTAIGLLVGEGRVSLDDRVLSFFPEDMPPEVTPNLAAMAIRHLLMMGTGHAEDTTGKMQSSDNWVNNFLNLPVEHEPGTHFVYNNGATYMLSAILQKVTGQTLLDYLQPRLLEPLDIRGATAESCPRGIHIGGWGMKIKTEDIAKFGQLYLQKGQWGGNQLIPESWVEEATTKQISNGSNTNNDWAQGYGYQFWRCRHGAYRGDGAFGQFCIVLPEQDAVIAITSGVNNMQDVLDTIWEHLLPAMKSEELSVDLEDSEPLTNALQGLSLEPPRVLLSSTLETSISGIEFELEENEEQIQTLSIDFTENSANVTIQNNNGKHTVCFGRNEWFEGTYTLHMRQENVAVGSATWQDSNTLLLTLRYVEAPFCVTVVCTFNEGSLQLQFRQNVSFGNEEPKWIKGKIR, encoded by the coding sequence ATGAGTCCAATTCGATCCCTACCAAGAAGTCAGCCTGAGCGTCAAGGTATCGCGTCTTCCTCGATTATGAGCTTTCTAAAAGAAGTTCAAGACCGCAGTCTAGAGCTTCACAGCTTCATGCTCCTCCGGCATGGGCACGTTGTTTCGGAAGGATGGTGGGCACCTTATTTGCCTGAACGTCCGCACATGCTGTTTTCTTTAACTAAAAGCTTTACTTCAACAGCTATCGGTTTGTTAGTGGGAGAAGGGCGAGTCTCGCTCGATGACCGGGTTCTCTCCTTTTTCCCAGAGGATATGCCGCCAGAAGTGACACCAAATCTAGCTGCGATGGCCATCCGACACTTACTCATGATGGGTACAGGTCATGCAGAAGATACGACTGGAAAAATGCAGTCATCAGATAACTGGGTCAACAATTTCTTGAATCTTCCCGTAGAACATGAGCCAGGTACACATTTCGTGTATAACAACGGGGCGACCTATATGCTCTCGGCTATCTTGCAGAAGGTGACCGGTCAAACGTTATTGGACTATTTGCAGCCGCGACTGTTGGAACCGCTGGACATCCGAGGTGCCACAGCGGAAAGCTGCCCCCGCGGTATCCACATTGGCGGCTGGGGAATGAAGATCAAAACGGAGGATATTGCCAAGTTTGGACAGCTATATTTACAAAAAGGTCAATGGGGTGGAAACCAGCTCATTCCTGAGTCGTGGGTAGAAGAAGCAACAACGAAGCAAATTTCCAATGGCTCCAACACCAACAATGACTGGGCTCAAGGGTACGGGTATCAATTCTGGAGATGCCGTCACGGTGCTTATCGAGGCGACGGAGCTTTCGGGCAGTTCTGCATTGTTCTCCCGGAGCAGGATGCCGTCATCGCGATAACGTCCGGAGTGAATAACATGCAAGACGTTCTTGATACAATTTGGGAGCATCTGCTGCCTGCGATGAAATCCGAAGAGCTGTCAGTGGACCTGGAAGACTCAGAGCCACTAACCAATGCGCTGCAAGGACTTAGCTTGGAACCGCCACGAGTTCTTTTAAGCTCAACGCTGGAGACCAGCATTTCGGGAATCGAGTTCGAGTTAGAAGAAAATGAGGAACAAATTCAAACACTTTCGATTGATTTTACTGAGAATTCGGCCAACGTTACGATTCAAAATAACAACGGAAAACATACGGTTTGCTTTGGTAGAAACGAATGGTTTGAAGGAACGTATACGCTGCATATGAGACAGGAAAATGTGGCAGTTGGTTCAGCAACTTGGCAGGATTCGAATACGCTCTTATTAACGCTAAGATACGTGGAAGCGCCATTTTGCGTGACTGTAGTATGTACGTTCAATGAAGGAAGCTTACAACTGCAATTTCGACAGAACGTTTCGTTCGGCAATGAGGAACCTAAGTGGATTAAAGGAAAAATTAGATGA
- a CDS encoding Crp/Fnr family transcriptional regulator, whose protein sequence is MLDLQPSFVFEEGQFLDHAVLILEGTVRMYKISSSGREITLYRVNGGECCPLMMSSILGETEYEASACIEKLCSVVAIPVDVFKDWMDRYKSFRQFIFKMFAKRIIIMSNLLDSINFKSIRGRIAEYLVEMTEDGRDTLTITHDTLSIELGSAREVISRTLKSLEKEGLLKLSRGQISHILRQELKKYIEL, encoded by the coding sequence ATGTTAGATTTACAGCCTAGCTTTGTATTCGAAGAGGGCCAGTTCTTGGATCATGCTGTTTTAATTCTGGAAGGAACAGTAAGAATGTATAAGATCAGCAGCAGCGGAAGAGAGATCACTTTGTATCGCGTTAATGGCGGGGAATGCTGTCCCCTCATGATGTCCAGTATTCTCGGCGAGACCGAATATGAAGCTTCTGCTTGCATCGAAAAGCTTTGCTCTGTAGTTGCTATTCCAGTTGACGTATTTAAAGATTGGATGGACCGTTACAAAAGTTTTCGGCAGTTTATTTTCAAAATGTTCGCCAAACGAATTATCATTATGTCCAACTTGTTGGATAGCATCAACTTCAAATCAATCCGCGGCCGAATAGCTGAATATCTGGTTGAGATGACCGAAGATGGACGTGATACTCTTACCATTACGCATGATACCCTATCCATTGAGCTGGGTTCAGCCCGCGAAGTCATAAGTCGAACACTGAAGTCGCTCGAGAAAGAAGGGCTGCTGAAGTTATCTAGAGGCCAGATCTCTCATATATTACGGCAGGAATTGAAAAAATATATTGAACTATAA
- a CDS encoding YgaP family membrane protein produces MKNVGGTDRAVRIILGVALLSLFYFLPGYWKLTGLFSLPFLITGIVQKCAINQMLGRNTCKIR; encoded by the coding sequence ATGAAAAATGTTGGCGGAACAGATCGTGCGGTTCGTATTATTCTGGGTGTTGCACTATTGTCGTTATTTTACTTCTTACCTGGTTACTGGAAATTAACCGGATTATTCTCACTTCCGTTCCTTATTACAGGCATAGTGCAAAAATGTGCGATTAATCAAATGCTGGGCCGTAATACTTGTAAAATTCGTTAA
- a CDS encoding AraC family transcriptional regulator, which yields MYVEQLRLTRSFAFSRVWGSDEEHDLHVHDCLEIGVLLDHELEYRFGDRIYHGQPGDVFLCRPFEPHWSYAHPDQPFEAILVLFTPSPVLKLPDGSRLLMPFYAGRGMSPLIPGDTTYAKAIAKSARSAAEAQEQGQTAWVTRQYMHLINILLQVDGFFSDQMEQAAPRGTNTIAESVRYILSHYLEALDGDELARRAGVGRSFYYREFRSLTGLSPHDFVNQLRIQSAMDLLRTSEYSIIEIAERSGFQSLSSFNKQFRAYAGCSPRDYRNRSYLVT from the coding sequence CGCGTATGGGGATCAGATGAGGAACACGATCTGCATGTCCATGATTGCTTAGAAATCGGCGTGCTGCTTGATCATGAGTTGGAGTATCGATTCGGCGATCGCATCTATCACGGTCAACCGGGAGACGTGTTCCTGTGTCGACCTTTCGAACCGCACTGGAGCTATGCGCATCCAGATCAACCATTCGAAGCGATCCTAGTGCTTTTTACACCATCACCAGTTTTGAAGCTTCCCGATGGCAGCCGGCTGCTAATGCCGTTTTATGCTGGACGAGGTATGTCCCCGCTCATTCCGGGGGATACGACTTACGCCAAAGCAATTGCAAAATCTGCGCGTTCCGCTGCTGAAGCACAGGAGCAAGGGCAAACGGCATGGGTTACGCGTCAGTACATGCACTTGATAAATATTTTATTACAAGTGGACGGATTCTTTAGCGATCAAATGGAGCAAGCGGCTCCAAGAGGAACGAACACGATAGCAGAATCCGTCAGATATATTCTTAGCCATTACCTGGAGGCACTTGACGGCGATGAGCTTGCCCGTCGGGCGGGTGTCGGGCGCTCGTTCTATTATCGCGAGTTTCGATCACTTACGGGCTTGTCGCCGCATGATTTTGTGAATCAGTTGCGCATTCAGTCTGCCATGGATTTACTGCGCACATCAGAGTATTCGATCATCGAAATCGCTGAAAGAAGCGGTTTTCAGTCATTGAGTTCTTTTAATAAGCAATTCAGAGCCTACGCCGGCTGCTCTCCCCGAGACTATCGAAATCGGTCTTATCTGGTGACTTAA